DNA from Planctomycetaceae bacterium:
AGATATTTTATAATCGTCGGCGTCGTCATGCTTCGCTTGGGTATGTCAGCCCAGCGGAATATGAGGAAATAAGCGAAAAAGAACGGAAACAGGTAGCATAAATTCAATCACCGAGTGTCCGTCATTCGTTTAGCACCTCACTGCGCGAAATTTGCGAATTTTCAAAAATTTTGATTTTTGAGAAGGATTTTGAGTGTTTTTTTGCGTTTTGCCGAATACGTGCGCATTTTAAACAGTGTTTTTAATAAAAAACTGAAAAATGACAAAAAACGATAATCTGATATTTGGCAAACAGTTAGAAGAAAAACTGCTTAAAACGTGCGCATTCTCATTTTACACAAAACCTGCTGTAAGTTCTTTATTTAGAGGTTTTATATCTGCCGAAAGTTGCGCAGTGTCAACGTTGGCGGCCGGTGGATGTGCGTGAACATTTCGCCTTTGGGCCAGTCCCTTTTTTGAGCAATCTTTGACGTATTTAATGATACATATTTTCGGACGCGAAAAAAAAATAAAAAATATATCATATAAAATCGTCTGATTTTTTTCATCATTCACGCCTTTACCGGACTTTGGTGTTTTTATCGTCTCCTGCTTTATCACGGGTCAAAATAGTTCGTAATATTTTAATAGTACAAACACTGTTTCGTAAGTGTAGGCGAATTGGGGACTATCCCGGCGGCGGGAAGGTTCGCTGTGCACAGAGCGGAATCGGAGGCTTAGGAAATGAAAACAAAGATAACGGTGATTTTAACAGCTTTGCTCATTATGAGCGCACAATGTTCGGCAACAGAAATTGTCGGTACAGTTACGGCCGGCTACACAGGTCTTGGCGCATCTGATACTATGACTATCTGGGGCGGCGGATTTAGCAATTACAGCACGCCGACAGGCGCAATTCTTCTCAACAAAACAGCAGGCACCGGCGATGGCCAATATATAGATAACGGCACGGTCGGCGTTTTCTGCATAGACCTGTTTGAAACTGTTAAAAGCGGTTCGCTGGCATATAACGTTATAATGACAGAAGACGGGCCGGTGACATCGGCTTCTTATCTTAGCGGCGGAATGGGTGAAGTTAAAGCCGCTTATATAGCCGAGTTGTGGACGAAACATTATGACACGGCCTGGACATCGGGCAGTTATACAACTGGGCAAAAAGCCGCAGCAGAGGCTTTTCAGGCGGCTATTTGGGAAATAGTATATGAAGATTTACCTTCTTCGCCGGTGTACTGGGATGTAGCAGTTGACAGCACCCTCGGAGACGGAGGCTTTAAGGCGACAAATCTTAATTCGACGCTCGCAAATAGCTGGCTGCATTCTCTTAATGGAACAGGCTCGGCAGTTGAACTAAGAGCGTTGACCTATAACGGTTCTCAAGATTTCATCACCGCGTTCAACATACCTGAACCTGCAACTGTGGCGTTAGTGTCTATGGGATTACTGTTTCTTGTGGGAAGAAAAAGAAACTAAATATCGTCGCAGCGACGAGGGAATAAATTTGGGAGTTCAAAATGTTTGGGATTAAACAAAGTCTAACTGTATGTATTATAATCTGCGGCATCGTGTTGACGGCCAATGCGTGTACGGTAACGATGGAAGAGCTTGCAATATGGTCTGGCGGAAGCATCGGCACCGGCAGCGGTGTCGCAATCACAGGGCCAATCGCTTCGGCGAAGGGCATTAATCTCAACACGAGTTCAAGCGTCAACTCTGTTTACACGGCCGGCAGTATATGGCTCGGCAGCAAAGTAACCGTCAGCGGCGAAGCAATTGCCAACAAAGGCATTGATAAATCTAAAACTGCCGTCATAACCGGATATTCAAACGGCAATGCCGGTTTTGAACTTCCAAAATTAGATTATCTGACACAAAACACAATCGGAACAACTTCTGTTTATGTTCCGTGGAAGGGCAGTACGATTCTCAAGCCGGGCGATTACTCGAGCTGGAGTTTGAGCAGTAATACGACAACTAATCTGTCGGCAGGCAGCTATAATTTGAGTAGTTTTTGGGTAGGCTCCGGCAGCGTTGTTAATGTCGATACCTCCGCGGGCGATGTAGTGCTTAATGTTGCCGGCGAATTCAGCGTCAGCAGCGGCGTAACGTTTGTTTCGTCCGGTTCGGGCACTTTGCGAGTTAACGTTTTTAAATCCGATGCGTGGTTCGACAGCAAATCCAAGCTGACGGGCATTGTCAGTGTGTACGGCGGGGGATTGACCACCGGTTCGTCTGTCGGCCTTATCGGCAGCGTTTACGCGACCGGCAACGTCTATCTGGGCAGCGACAGCACTGTTACATATTCAGCTTTCAGCATACCTGAACCGACATCGCTGGTGATATTCGCCACGATGAGTATGTTCCTTGTCGTTAGAAACCAACGCCGGGGTGCCAAAGGTACATCAACTGCGGCGTAGTAAGTTCGTAAAGTGTACTGCGGTTGAATTTGTGCAGCATTGAATTCGCTCCGAAAATGCTCTCGAACGAGAAGGGCTTTTCGTACTCTACGACTTTAGCCTTGTCGAGATTTGCCAGCGATTTGGCAAGCTCTATGGCGTCGGGCAGATAGCCTATCTGGTCGATTAATTTATTGTCCAGCGCTTCGGTCGCGTTGTAGATACTTCCATCGGCAAGTGCTCTTACCTGCTCGGCGGTCAATTCATTCTTTCGCGATTCGGCGACTATACTTACAAACCTTTCATAAGTCGGCATAATCAATTTGCAATTGAGATACTCCAACTGCTCATCCGTTACCGGCTCAAAACTGGTCGGCCAGTCTTTGTGCGGGCCGGACTTGACGACGACCGGCTTGATTCCCAGTTTCATTTCCAGCAGTTCCTGCAAAACGAAATGTCCCATTATGACACCGATTGAGCCTGTAATAGCGGTAGGCTCGGCGATGATTTTATCGCACGCAGCGGAGGCATAGTACCCGCCTGACGCGGCGAGGGTGTCCATAAACGCGACGACCGGATTGCCGGTTTCCTTCCTATAGCAGTTAATCTGATAATACAGTCTGTCGCTTGCGCTGACCGCGCCGCCGGGGCTGACGATGTGGAAGATTACTGCTTTGACCTTGCTGTCTTCTTTGGCGGTGTCAATCTGCTCTGCTATTTCCTTTGCCATTTCGTTCTGGATTATGCCTTCAATGTTGATAATGACGATTTTTGAGCAAGCAGGGCCTGATTGGATTACGTTTTCCTTGTAAACTCCCTTTTTTGATGTGCCTGCCAGTGAAATTGAGCCGACAACGATGAGCGAGACAAACAAAACAATGTTGGCCAAAATCGAGAATGCAAGAATGATTCCGAAAAATATTTTCCAGCCTATCGATTTTTTGGGCACAGACGGCGGCGAGTTCAGATATGTATTTCCATTGATATCCATTATTATATCCTTTCAGTACCAAATTGTCCCTATTTTAAGTGTTTAGCGCCTGTTGTCAAAACAATATCAAATGGCAAATTGTGATATTTTTCTCTTTGCCGACAAAGGCGATAGTGTTAGAATTGCCAAGTTAATAAAAACCGGAGTTCAGAGTATGCTTAGAACATTACAGATAGTTGACAACAAACTGGTCGAAAGCAGCGACAGTAATTCGCAGATTTGTGTCTATGTGGCGCCGGATGACGCGGAACGGAAATATCTTGTCGAAACGCTGAAGATTGACGAGCATACGCTT
Protein-coding regions in this window:
- a CDS encoding PEP-CTERM sorting domain-containing protein, translated to MKTKITVILTALLIMSAQCSATEIVGTVTAGYTGLGASDTMTIWGGGFSNYSTPTGAILLNKTAGTGDGQYIDNGTVGVFCIDLFETVKSGSLAYNVIMTEDGPVTSASYLSGGMGEVKAAYIAELWTKHYDTAWTSGSYTTGQKAAAEAFQAAIWEIVYEDLPSSPVYWDVAVDSTLGDGGFKATNLNSTLANSWLHSLNGTGSAVELRALTYNGSQDFITAFNIPEPATVALVSMGLLFLVGRKRN
- the sppA gene encoding signal peptide peptidase SppA; this encodes MDINGNTYLNSPPSVPKKSIGWKIFFGIILAFSILANIVLFVSLIVVGSISLAGTSKKGVYKENVIQSGPACSKIVIINIEGIIQNEMAKEIAEQIDTAKEDSKVKAVIFHIVSPGGAVSASDRLYYQINCYRKETGNPVVAFMDTLAASGGYYASAACDKIIAEPTAITGSIGVIMGHFVLQELLEMKLGIKPVVVKSGPHKDWPTSFEPVTDEQLEYLNCKLIMPTYERFVSIVAESRKNELTAEQVRALADGSIYNATEALDNKLIDQIGYLPDAIELAKSLANLDKAKVVEYEKPFSFESIFGANSMLHKFNRSTLYELTTPQLMYLWHPGVGF